The following proteins are encoded in a genomic region of Leptospira yasudae:
- a CDS encoding Crp/Fnr family transcriptional regulator, whose product MNALKKTFTPIPENDVTSEKGTLRLVNPSSFNQDKKIKTFVKGEVLFREGETSKGFYIILKGAVRAYRASKNQDKQQTFKIHCVGSWVGLRDSIGGGKYLHNATALEDTEVQFISESEFRLLLQADSGFRDLVFDRIANESREAENKIYSMGTRQVHAQVAEYLLESMNEQGQEIELPFTREVMASIIGVKTETLVRTLSDLKCRGWIEIDKKKIIVQDKEHLARLLD is encoded by the coding sequence ATGAACGCACTCAAAAAAACCTTCACACCGATCCCAGAAAACGACGTAACCTCTGAAAAAGGTACCTTGCGATTGGTGAATCCTTCAAGCTTCAATCAAGATAAGAAGATCAAGACTTTCGTGAAAGGAGAGGTTTTATTTCGAGAAGGCGAAACTTCCAAAGGATTCTATATCATTCTGAAAGGAGCGGTTCGCGCTTATCGTGCTTCCAAAAACCAGGATAAACAGCAGACATTTAAAATCCATTGTGTAGGAAGCTGGGTCGGATTGAGGGATTCGATCGGAGGAGGAAAGTATCTTCACAATGCGACCGCGCTCGAGGATACGGAGGTGCAATTCATATCCGAATCGGAATTCAGGCTTCTTCTGCAGGCGGATTCCGGATTTCGGGACTTGGTTTTCGATCGAATCGCGAATGAAAGCAGAGAAGCCGAAAATAAGATCTATTCTATGGGAACCCGCCAAGTGCACGCGCAGGTAGCCGAATATCTTTTAGAGAGCATGAACGAACAGGGACAGGAAATTGAACTTCCCTTTACGCGGGAGGTTATGGCTTCGATCATCGGAGTGAAAACGGAAACCCTCGTTCGGACCCTTTCCGATTTAAAATGCAGGGGTTGGATCGAGATCGATAAGAAGAAGATCATAGTACAAGACAAAGAACATCTCGCGCGATTGCTGGATTGA
- a CDS encoding YgaP family membrane protein: MQINEGTIDRIIRIVLGIALIGFGYATQGVIGTVMLVAGFVPLGTGILGWCPLYSVFGFSTCPMKK, translated from the coding sequence ATGCAAATCAACGAAGGAACAATCGACCGCATCATTCGAATCGTTTTGGGAATCGCTCTCATCGGTTTCGGATATGCGACTCAGGGAGTGATCGGAACAGTCATGTTGGTGGCGGGGTTCGTTCCGTTAGGAACCGGTATTTTGGGATGGTGTCCGTTATACTCCGTATTCGGATTCAGCACTTGCCCCATGAAGAAGTGA
- a CDS encoding dienelactone hydrolase, which yields MMRERKDHSKTIAIRVNRIGLKGELRLPLHSKLLVITVLGEKDGKHQERFDALCRTLYANGIGTFFLSGLLTEDEKKISANLFDESLLADRLVEVTKKLEALSETKGLKFAYLGFSNIAERIFRAASTLKGKIESLTLIGDGLLPLNVVFSDVSILNIIGALDFKTIKSNQIFLNRIETPLKKLYLIPGSPSHFEDPQKWRLVSDTVLKWFSHPERRKLEFAE from the coding sequence ATGATGAGGGAAAGAAAAGATCATAGCAAAACCATCGCCATTCGAGTGAATCGAATCGGCTTGAAGGGTGAACTGCGTCTTCCTCTTCATTCCAAATTGCTCGTGATTACGGTATTGGGAGAGAAGGACGGAAAACATCAGGAACGCTTCGACGCTCTTTGCCGGACTTTGTACGCGAACGGGATCGGTACTTTTTTTCTGTCCGGGCTTTTGACCGAAGACGAGAAAAAAATCTCCGCAAATCTTTTCGACGAGTCCCTGCTCGCGGACCGATTGGTGGAAGTGACGAAAAAGTTAGAAGCGCTTTCCGAAACCAAAGGACTGAAGTTTGCGTATCTCGGTTTTTCCAATATCGCCGAAAGAATCTTTCGTGCCGCTTCCACATTGAAGGGAAAAATCGAAAGTCTGACTTTAATCGGAGACGGATTGCTGCCTTTGAACGTCGTGTTTAGCGACGTTTCGATCCTGAACATCATCGGAGCCCTCGATTTTAAAACGATCAAATCCAATCAGATTTTTCTGAATCGTATCGAAACTCCGTTGAAAAAATTGTATTTGATACCCGGTTCTCCGAGTCATTTTGAAGATCCTCAAAAATGGAGATTGGTGTCGGATACGGTTTTAAAATGGTTCTCTCACCCGGAACGGAGAAAGCTGGAGTTCGCCGAATAA
- a CDS encoding LytR/AlgR family response regulator transcription factor: MTTGREWKTMIVEDEAPTRELLVNFCLSRPELKLCKVAKDGEEALEFLLAEPIDLAFFDINLPLLSGLEILERLEVPPYIIFITALKDKAIEAFELGAIDYLLKPFSKDRFYKAVDRAVQFLDQKVEPASKNVFNEHGLFILEKENHFLIPYKEINYISSRDNFSLVHTDAREYVTYKSLKSLETKLPPTRFLRIYKQYIINLEKLSHLQSDNMGNYSVYLKDEEETQLPVGRKYIAKIKELL; this comes from the coding sequence ATGACTACGGGAAGAGAATGGAAAACGATGATCGTGGAAGACGAGGCTCCCACTCGGGAACTTCTCGTTAACTTTTGTTTGTCTCGTCCCGAACTCAAACTTTGCAAAGTAGCAAAGGACGGAGAGGAAGCTCTCGAATTTCTTTTAGCCGAACCGATCGATCTCGCCTTCTTCGACATCAATCTTCCCTTGCTTTCCGGTTTGGAAATTTTGGAACGGCTGGAAGTTCCTCCGTATATCATCTTCATCACTGCGTTGAAGGACAAGGCGATCGAAGCGTTCGAGTTGGGAGCGATCGATTATCTGCTAAAACCTTTCTCGAAGGACCGCTTTTACAAAGCCGTTGATCGCGCCGTTCAGTTTCTCGATCAAAAGGTGGAACCCGCTTCCAAAAACGTATTCAACGAACACGGACTTTTCATACTCGAAAAGGAGAATCACTTTCTCATTCCGTACAAAGAAATCAATTACATCTCTTCTCGCGACAACTTCAGTCTCGTTCATACGGACGCGAGAGAATACGTCACGTATAAATCCTTAAAAAGTCTGGAAACCAAACTTCCGCCGACTCGCTTTTTAAGAATCTATAAACAATACATCATCAATCTGGAAAAACTGTCTCACCTTCAAAGCGACAATATGGGAAATTATTCCGTGTATTTAAAGGACGAAGAGGAAACACAACTCCCTGTCGGCCGCAAATACATCGCGAAGATCAAGGAACTTCTGTAA
- a CDS encoding PAS domain S-box protein: MEETQKELNRLRNVVDCLEMLSGLYGKAVDLEEALSKILERLSQVANCLYGQAWLFDEYANSFLLEAVFLPDRSVSSSHSPQEKNNDTSLKIAPNGLVYDRFFRNQNNATIEWNVSFSHTFSVPSPLAARIGSILNIPIIDGGEIIGTFLLFLETGSELKEDFAAELSCVTRHWGGLISEKRLRRSLQESEGRMRKVLENMPILFMAVDSGFRLVSWNHECERVMGYSEKEVLGKEEFLQEKLLPESNSGSLMKMDSKIFDSDFKNWELELIAKDGKTKTIFLSNLSSEFPLPGWEKWFVGVDITHTKEIERELKGSLKELSDFQTALNAVSIVAFTDRAGTIIYVNQNFCNISGYSRDELLGQNHRIINSGYHSKEFFKDLWKTISKGKIWKGEIKNKAKDGRFYWVDTTISPILDETGKPYQYLAIRNDITERKETEEKARHAENNLKTLQDRMSPHFLFNTLSIIHSYLQTNPELADSAILMLADNYRFLTDQAVKQLVPFDVEWEFMENYLQLLKLRFSDFIDVKVEKIGNFSKCQLPPLTLQPIVENSYLHGLRNKKGKGTISVHAFIEGTKTHILIRDDGVGLKSDMIHSRTLTNISDRLKFYLYESEVKIENHPEGGTVVTVTFDKPNNEKLSDSIGK, from the coding sequence ATGGAAGAAACACAAAAAGAACTGAATCGGTTACGAAATGTCGTCGATTGCCTGGAAATGTTGTCCGGTTTATACGGCAAGGCCGTGGACTTGGAAGAGGCGTTATCGAAAATTTTAGAACGATTGTCCCAGGTTGCTAATTGTCTGTACGGCCAAGCCTGGCTTTTCGACGAATATGCGAATTCCTTTTTGCTCGAAGCCGTTTTTCTTCCGGATCGATCGGTTTCTTCTTCGCATTCTCCGCAGGAAAAGAACAACGATACTTCCTTAAAAATAGCGCCGAACGGCCTTGTTTACGATCGATTCTTTCGCAATCAAAACAACGCTACGATCGAGTGGAACGTTTCATTCTCGCATACGTTTTCGGTTCCTTCTCCGCTTGCGGCCCGTATCGGATCGATTTTGAATATTCCGATCATCGACGGCGGTGAAATCATCGGAACCTTTCTTCTATTTTTGGAAACCGGTTCCGAACTGAAGGAAGATTTCGCGGCCGAATTGAGCTGCGTTACGCGTCATTGGGGCGGTCTGATTTCGGAAAAACGTCTTCGCAGATCCCTGCAGGAAAGCGAAGGAAGAATGCGGAAGGTTCTCGAGAACATGCCGATTCTCTTTATGGCGGTGGACAGCGGATTTCGTCTCGTATCTTGGAATCACGAATGCGAACGGGTGATGGGTTATTCCGAAAAAGAAGTTCTTGGAAAAGAGGAATTCCTTCAGGAAAAACTTTTACCGGAATCCAATTCCGGATCTTTGATGAAGATGGATTCGAAAATTTTCGATTCCGACTTTAAGAACTGGGAACTCGAACTCATCGCCAAGGACGGAAAAACGAAGACGATCTTCTTATCCAATCTTTCCTCCGAGTTTCCTTTACCCGGTTGGGAAAAATGGTTCGTCGGCGTGGACATCACTCACACAAAAGAGATCGAACGCGAGTTAAAGGGTTCTTTAAAAGAATTGTCCGATTTTCAAACCGCGTTGAACGCGGTTTCCATCGTTGCGTTCACCGATCGGGCGGGAACGATCATCTACGTGAATCAAAACTTCTGCAATATCAGCGGTTATTCGCGGGACGAACTTCTCGGACAAAATCATCGCATCATCAACTCCGGTTATCATTCGAAGGAATTCTTCAAGGATCTTTGGAAGACGATTTCCAAAGGAAAGATCTGGAAGGGAGAAATCAAGAACAAGGCTAAGGACGGAAGATTCTATTGGGTGGATACGACGATCTCTCCGATCTTGGACGAAACCGGAAAACCGTATCAGTATCTCGCGATCCGAAACGACATCACCGAACGAAAGGAAACGGAAGAGAAGGCGAGACACGCAGAAAACAATCTGAAGACGCTTCAGGATAGAATGAGTCCGCACTTCCTATTCAATACGCTCAGCATCATTCATTCGTATCTGCAGACCAATCCCGAACTCGCGGATTCTGCGATTCTTATGCTTGCGGATAATTATCGGTTTCTTACCGATCAAGCGGTCAAACAACTCGTTCCGTTCGACGTGGAATGGGAGTTTATGGAGAATTATCTCCAGCTGCTCAAATTGCGCTTTTCCGATTTTATCGACGTAAAGGTGGAGAAGATCGGAAACTTCAGCAAGTGCCAGCTTCCGCCTTTGACCTTGCAGCCGATCGTCGAGAATTCCTATCTTCACGGACTGCGAAACAAAAAAGGAAAAGGGACGATTTCCGTTCACGCGTTTATCGAAGGAACAAAAACCCATATCTTAATTCGAGACGACGGGGTCGGACTCAAATCGGATATGATCCATTCCAGAACTCTTACGAACATCTCGGATCGACTTAAATTTTATCTTTACGAATCCGAAGTGAAAATCGAGAATCACCCCGAAGGCGGCACGGTGGTGACCGTAACTTTTGATAAACCGAACAACGAAAAACTTTCGGATTCAATCGGAAAATGA
- a CDS encoding Hsp20/alpha crystallin family protein yields the protein MNSLAKTHDHFLSLNNLDHFFHNWNEFLQKDWVRHIPAVNVVKTKEGYELECAAPGLDKKDFKIDLEGDLLTISATKKTESKEEDKHYSKREYNYSSFSRSFNLPDTVDREKIAAKYENGILKLTLPQSADGKKAEQKINVQ from the coding sequence ATGAACAGTCTCGCAAAAACTCACGACCACTTTTTGAGTCTGAATAACTTGGACCACTTCTTCCACAACTGGAACGAGTTCCTGCAAAAGGATTGGGTGCGTCATATACCTGCGGTAAACGTAGTCAAAACGAAAGAAGGGTACGAATTGGAATGTGCCGCTCCCGGTTTGGATAAGAAGGATTTCAAGATCGATCTCGAAGGGGATTTGCTGACGATCAGTGCAACGAAAAAAACGGAATCCAAAGAGGAAGACAAACACTACAGCAAACGGGAATACAATTATTCATCCTTTAGCCGTTCGTTCAACCTCCCCGATACCGTAGACCGGGAAAAAATCGCCGCGAAATACGAAAATGGAATCCTAAAACTCACGCTTCCGCAAAGCGCGGACGGGAAGAAAGCGGAACAAAAGATCAACGTTCAGTAA
- a CDS encoding LIC_20245 family lipoprotein, giving the protein MNKKIAYSSILILLCISAYFAFFDGEGPFGGGSSRSGNERLAGGLSRDTVSREEGSLFESGNFLDFSNASESDTNVASTGDASSAEAAGGYSNLSPEEKERIRKEVIQKVKPLADRFPNNSLIPRELTKEQEEKKKKDEERMDEVRAALLEGREVAKPEMTFYLDSKIKRSDDMTEILEYSVQFFKDAGRNYPASSLKVIEERLHSLRESKNELLNAKKNLDQPQ; this is encoded by the coding sequence ATGAACAAAAAAATCGCATATTCTAGTATTTTAATTCTTTTATGTATTTCCGCGTATTTCGCTTTTTTCGACGGAGAAGGTCCGTTCGGCGGCGGAAGTTCCCGATCGGGTAACGAGCGTTTGGCGGGCGGTCTCAGCCGAGACACGGTCAGTCGGGAAGAAGGTTCTCTCTTTGAATCCGGAAATTTTTTGGACTTCTCCAATGCGAGCGAGTCGGATACAAACGTCGCTTCGACCGGAGATGCGTCCTCCGCGGAAGCGGCGGGCGGTTATTCCAATCTTTCTCCCGAGGAAAAGGAACGAATCCGGAAGGAAGTCATTCAAAAAGTAAAACCTTTGGCCGACCGCTTCCCGAATAACAGCCTCATTCCGAGGGAGTTGACCAAGGAACAAGAAGAGAAGAAAAAGAAGGACGAAGAAAGAATGGATGAAGTGCGCGCGGCCCTTCTCGAAGGAAGAGAAGTCGCGAAGCCGGAAATGACGTTTTATCTGGATTCTAAGATCAAACGTTCGGACGATATGACCGAGATTCTGGAATACAGCGTGCAGTTCTTTAAGGACGCGGGAAGAAATTATCCGGCTTCTTCCCTGAAAGTGATCGAAGAACGGCTTCATTCTCTGCGTGAAAGCAAGAACGAACTTTTAAACGCAAAAAAGAATTTGGATCAACCTCAGTAA
- a CDS encoding ATP-binding protein, with amino-acid sequence MPFVIEIAITSRITAFPIVYAKSRGFFEKEGVSVQVRVLENYDAVLAFLSSGKVEAGEIPFTTWLDLHFKKAAPNKSIYRGMILSRMIHSFYSRYNSTADSILEGTPYLIPVLQSTSLDKLLAQEFLSSSRLRKKISASFVYSRSYLLENEFAQTGTLGLVGSVQESHFLNNGYRISDGRDLPPYRLPVNMLAFNGRFARTYPDRIQKVQTALTRAIQSLIENTSVSTEHVIQESIPEFKIEAEQLHYFYKQPSQDLKEILSPVAASEELEYLGRIYWRSMGHLADPPPVLLEALDFAAQEPFPSYPSAFKTKKTALMEEQFSRKDESNKLLQQAGDRRELGDLVSDLQNLVLNIYNSKKGVRLPILPLKGTASAIRSGVNSILDFLFQEIRSQEIRTSAIDNVLMMQGLEMDKRSIELQFSDDRFNYLFEFSPIPVILLDSVSGALIAGNYNFRSLTGYSKDNITNLRLEDLFPGLNEMGDWSSPTKSAETMLRVDQAKMRLRDKSEMGVSLSITALFERARKIYQVHILYDSEKKETEQAKHEFISNISHELRSPMTNIQGYFELLRAELNSSISKEQVGMLDVIEKNIKRLNHLIENLLKFEEVRTEDNSGLIENFDPALVIEEVVYSNGPSAKEKGLGVELSLIKKLKVRGIRFEFSQVITNLFVNAIKYTERGKIEIRMIESGTGKLEINIKDTGVGIDRQYVEKVFERFFRIPNDRNKRIGGTGLGLPISRSILHKMDGEITLESRVNGGSNFRIFLPLQKQES; translated from the coding sequence CTGCCTTTTGTGATCGAAATTGCAATCACATCCAGAATCACGGCGTTCCCGATCGTATACGCGAAGTCACGGGGCTTTTTTGAAAAAGAGGGAGTTTCGGTTCAGGTCCGCGTACTCGAAAACTACGACGCGGTTCTCGCTTTTTTAAGTTCGGGAAAGGTAGAAGCCGGAGAAATTCCGTTTACGACTTGGCTCGATCTTCATTTCAAAAAGGCGGCCCCGAACAAATCGATTTATCGAGGAATGATTCTCTCGAGAATGATCCATTCCTTTTATTCGAGATACAATTCGACCGCGGATTCCATCTTGGAAGGAACTCCGTATCTGATTCCGGTTCTGCAAAGCACTTCTCTCGATAAATTGCTCGCTCAGGAATTTCTAAGTTCGAGTCGTCTTCGTAAAAAAATCTCCGCTTCCTTCGTGTATTCCCGATCGTATCTTTTGGAGAACGAATTTGCACAAACGGGAACGCTCGGCCTCGTGGGTTCCGTTCAGGAATCCCATTTTTTAAACAACGGGTACCGCATTTCGGACGGAAGGGATCTTCCTCCGTATCGATTGCCGGTCAACATGCTCGCGTTTAACGGAAGATTTGCGAGAACGTATCCCGATCGCATTCAAAAAGTGCAAACCGCTTTGACCCGAGCGATCCAATCCTTGATCGAGAACACGAGCGTTTCCACCGAACACGTGATTCAGGAAAGTATTCCCGAGTTCAAGATCGAAGCCGAACAACTGCATTACTTTTACAAACAACCGTCCCAAGACTTAAAGGAAATTCTTTCTCCGGTCGCGGCGTCGGAAGAGTTGGAATATCTTGGAAGAATCTACTGGAGATCGATGGGACATCTCGCCGATCCTCCTCCGGTTCTTTTGGAAGCTCTCGACTTTGCCGCGCAGGAACCGTTCCCTTCGTACCCATCCGCGTTTAAAACGAAAAAGACGGCGCTGATGGAAGAACAGTTCAGCCGTAAGGACGAGTCGAACAAACTTTTACAACAAGCGGGCGATCGACGCGAACTCGGGGATTTGGTTTCCGATCTTCAGAATCTCGTGTTGAACATCTACAATTCCAAGAAAGGAGTCCGTCTTCCGATTCTTCCTTTGAAAGGAACCGCGTCCGCGATCCGTTCCGGAGTCAATTCGATTCTCGACTTTCTCTTTCAGGAGATTCGAAGTCAGGAAATCCGTACATCAGCAATCGATAATGTTCTTATGATGCAGGGTCTGGAGATGGACAAAAGAAGCATCGAGCTTCAATTCTCGGACGATCGATTCAATTATCTTTTCGAGTTTTCACCGATCCCCGTCATTCTTCTGGATTCCGTTTCGGGAGCGTTGATTGCGGGGAATTATAATTTTAGAAGTTTGACCGGCTACAGTAAGGACAACATCACCAATCTCAGGCTCGAAGATCTGTTCCCCGGTTTGAACGAAATGGGCGATTGGTCCTCTCCGACGAAGTCCGCCGAAACGATGTTGCGCGTCGATCAAGCGAAGATGAGACTTCGGGACAAATCGGAGATGGGAGTTTCCTTGAGCATCACCGCGTTGTTCGAACGCGCGCGCAAAATCTATCAGGTTCATATCCTTTACGATTCGGAAAAGAAGGAAACCGAACAAGCGAAGCACGAATTCATTTCCAATATCAGTCACGAACTTCGTTCTCCGATGACGAACATCCAAGGTTATTTCGAACTTCTCCGCGCGGAATTGAATTCTTCCATTTCCAAAGAACAAGTCGGAATGTTGGACGTGATCGAAAAGAACATCAAACGTCTGAATCATCTCATCGAAAACCTGTTGAAGTTCGAAGAAGTTCGGACGGAAGACAACTCCGGTTTGATCGAGAACTTCGATCCCGCTCTCGTCATCGAGGAAGTCGTATATTCGAACGGGCCATCGGCAAAGGAAAAAGGGCTCGGAGTCGAACTCAGTTTGATCAAGAAGTTGAAAGTGCGCGGAATCCGTTTCGAATTCTCGCAGGTGATCACGAATCTTTTCGTCAACGCGATCAAATATACAGAACGGGGAAAGATCGAAATCCGAATGATCGAATCGGGAACCGGCAAACTCGAAATCAACATCAAGGATACGGGAGTTGGGATCGATCGACAATACGTCGAAAAGGTGTTCGAACGTTTTTTTAGAATCCCGAACGATCGAAACAAACGGATCGGCGGAACCGGACTGGGACTTCCGATTTCCAGAAGCATTCTTCATAAGATGGATGGGGAAATCACCTTGGAATCCCGCGTCAACGGCGGGAGTAATTTCCGCATCTTCCTTCCTTTGCAGAAACAGGAATCGTGA
- a CDS encoding lytic transglycosylase domain-containing protein, with product MRIEELPTVQTILNRIREIESLPNQFVRETPTPERIPASQQNFDSILKAAQEKTAEPNLQTEPWRRDSRGDLKGVEPTLAEIIRKESEKNHLDPSLVQSVIKAESGFKANAVSPKGAIGLMQLMPSTANLLGVEDPSDPAENVAGGTKFLSDLLSKYKNLDHALAAYNAGPGAVDKYGGIPPYKETQKYVEKVKKYYKDFSE from the coding sequence ATGAGGATCGAAGAACTTCCCACAGTCCAAACGATTTTGAATCGAATTCGAGAAATCGAAAGTCTTCCGAATCAATTCGTCCGGGAAACGCCGACGCCCGAGCGAATTCCCGCCTCGCAGCAGAACTTTGATTCCATTCTGAAGGCGGCTCAGGAAAAAACCGCGGAACCGAACCTGCAAACCGAACCTTGGAGAAGAGATTCCCGAGGCGATTTAAAAGGCGTAGAACCTACTCTCGCGGAAATCATTCGCAAAGAATCGGAAAAGAATCACCTCGATCCTTCTTTGGTTCAAAGCGTGATCAAAGCCGAATCCGGATTTAAGGCGAATGCGGTTTCTCCCAAAGGAGCGATCGGTTTGATGCAGCTCATGCCTTCCACCGCGAACCTTCTCGGAGTGGAAGATCCTTCCGACCCGGCGGAGAATGTCGCGGGCGGTACGAAATTCTTAAGCGATCTTTTGAGCAAATACAAGAATCTGGATCACGCGCTCGCGGCCTACAACGCGGGACCGGGAGCCGTGGATAAGTACGGAGGAATTCCTCCGTATAAGGAAACGCAGAAATACGTGGAGAAGGTTAAAAAGTATTACAAAGATTTTTCCGAATAG
- a CDS encoding Cys-rich protein: MNATLRHIVRYAPVYALLVLMLSVVLLKYGRMVSKEEFYSSESKDICLTYCTKLTGCVTELFPGAVVQEQMGKIENSCLRGCRKHFDKMQVCLNGISTATCKSLTGCLETEIQKYY; encoded by the coding sequence ATGAATGCGACTCTTCGACATATCGTTCGATACGCTCCCGTCTACGCGCTGTTAGTTCTTATGCTCTCGGTCGTTTTGTTGAAATACGGAAGAATGGTTTCCAAAGAGGAATTCTATTCTTCCGAATCGAAGGATATTTGTCTCACGTATTGTACGAAGTTGACCGGTTGTGTGACGGAGTTGTTTCCGGGAGCGGTCGTTCAAGAGCAGATGGGGAAGATCGAAAATTCCTGTCTGCGCGGATGCAGAAAGCACTTCGATAAGATGCAGGTTTGTTTAAACGGAATTTCGACCGCGACCTGCAAATCTCTTACCGGTTGTCTGGAAACCGAGATTCAAAAGTATTACTGA
- a CDS encoding ArnT family glycosyltransferase, which produces MAAVLFVISVLFLFPNLGSRAVLPQGDEEMHIATIRESIQTGEILFPRFEGFMNLYKPPVLFWTGIASDLIFGMSLTSERLPSLLLFAGTGILIYFALRLFKAGPIYSAIIASSYLLTLGVFKFSRLVMMEALMTFLLAASTYLLLVYFKKRNRSFLVAAALVSGFACLVKGPLFQVYSGTLLAGWAFLHAFQFQANGEWSGKKRLVRMILDQVLFHALALGVLAAWGGILTSLSPAGSAFLKVFFFTENLGKFSSATTNQNEFIILLGWILYCLPFTPFLLETMSKTILKTSKSFGGMIGRVLIFSTVAISIIHELPNRKDYYYILPLIPLAFIGVGLYFSRKDQEVSLSGPLSRNFRFLIFVSIVLGLGKILLDFRSGQEAWVDLLWVGFANIVGAFWMIPDKKTILYKTSLTLLLGTGFMFYLQLLLIPSVNLPDVPLTGRIQESKNLCVVSENPWVSLTFKNALPGTSVEHSLPGAQMNCMDGKRDVVLYRAETSLPKGYALAQTWSIWKRDLGLKEVLIHQDLYDKIRFYSHDSSFLRSAEASTEARR; this is translated from the coding sequence ATGGCGGCCGTTCTTTTCGTCATTTCGGTGCTTTTCCTTTTCCCCAACCTAGGGTCGAGAGCCGTATTACCTCAAGGCGACGAGGAAATGCACATCGCGACGATTCGGGAAAGCATTCAAACCGGAGAGATTCTTTTTCCGAGGTTCGAAGGTTTTATGAATCTATACAAACCTCCCGTTCTTTTTTGGACGGGGATCGCTTCCGATTTGATATTCGGAATGAGTTTAACCTCCGAAAGACTTCCTTCTTTGCTTCTTTTTGCGGGAACCGGAATTCTGATCTACTTCGCGCTACGATTGTTCAAAGCGGGACCGATCTATTCGGCGATCATCGCTTCGAGTTATCTTCTGACTCTCGGAGTTTTTAAGTTTTCGAGATTGGTGATGATGGAAGCGTTGATGACGTTTCTACTGGCGGCTTCCACCTATCTACTGTTAGTTTATTTTAAAAAACGGAACCGTTCCTTTCTCGTCGCGGCGGCGCTCGTATCGGGCTTCGCTTGCCTTGTCAAGGGACCCTTGTTCCAAGTGTATTCGGGAACCTTGCTCGCAGGTTGGGCCTTCCTACACGCCTTTCAATTTCAGGCAAACGGAGAATGGTCCGGCAAAAAACGTTTGGTCCGAATGATTCTGGATCAGGTTCTGTTTCACGCGCTCGCACTCGGAGTTCTCGCCGCTTGGGGAGGAATTCTTACTTCTCTTTCGCCTGCGGGAAGCGCGTTCTTAAAAGTATTCTTTTTCACTGAGAACCTTGGTAAATTCTCATCTGCTACTACCAATCAGAATGAGTTCATTATCCTTTTGGGGTGGATCCTGTACTGTCTTCCTTTTACGCCGTTTCTTTTGGAAACGATGTCGAAGACGATCCTAAAGACTTCGAAGAGCTTCGGAGGAATGATAGGCAGGGTCCTTATTTTTTCGACTGTTGCGATTTCGATCATACACGAACTTCCCAATCGAAAGGATTATTATTATATTCTGCCGCTCATACCTCTTGCGTTCATCGGAGTGGGTTTGTATTTTTCGAGAAAGGATCAGGAAGTTTCCTTGTCCGGTCCTCTTTCGCGCAACTTCCGATTTTTGATTTTCGTTTCGATCGTTCTCGGACTCGGAAAGATTCTATTGGATTTTCGTTCGGGACAAGAGGCTTGGGTCGATCTGCTTTGGGTAGGCTTCGCGAATATCGTGGGAGCGTTCTGGATGATTCCCGATAAAAAGACGATTCTTTATAAGACTTCTCTTACGCTTCTGCTCGGAACCGGGTTCATGTTTTATTTGCAGCTTCTGTTGATTCCTTCGGTGAATCTTCCCGATGTACCGTTAACGGGAAGAATTCAGGAAAGCAAGAATCTCTGCGTCGTATCGGAAAACCCCTGGGTTTCTCTTACGTTCAAAAACGCGTTACCCGGAACCTCGGTGGAACATTCGCTTCCCGGAGCGCAGATGAATTGTATGGACGGAAAGAGGGACGTCGTATTGTATCGGGCGGAAACTTCTTTGCCGAAAGGATACGCGCTTGCGCAAACATGGTCGATCTGGAAACGCGATTTAGGACTTAAGGAAGTTCTCATACACCAGGATCTCTACGATAAGATCCGTTTTTACAGTCACGATTCTTCCTTTCTCCGGTCCGCGGAAGCGTCGACCGAGGCCCGAAGATGA